The following proteins are encoded in a genomic region of Opisthocomus hoazin isolate bOpiHoa1 chromosome 4, bOpiHoa1.hap1, whole genome shotgun sequence:
- the LOC142361000 gene encoding transcription cofactor HES-6-like, giving the protein MAPAARPGQGCAGAGRKMRKPLVEKKRRARINASLRELRRLLAAGEAKLENAEVLELAVRRVQAVLERGAALEGGRLQRAASERFAAGYIQCMHEAHTFVCGCPGIDAGTAAALLSHLLRALPLGRDPPAAPQPPAPPPRPCPGEETCSDGEDEPGPSPAPGRTPADGLEASGPRCLPAPALPPSMWRPW; this is encoded by the exons atggcgcccgccgcccggcccgggcagggctgcgcgGGGGCCGGCAGGAAg ATGAGGAAGCCGCTGGTGGAGAAGAAGCGCCGGGCGCGGATCAACGCGAGCCTGCGGGAGCTGCGGCGGCTGCTGGCCGCGGGCGAG GCGAAGCTGGAGAACGCggaggtgctggagctggcggtgCGGCGGGTGCAGGCCGTGCTGGAGCGGGGCGCGGCGCTCG AGGGCGGGCGGCTGCAGCGCGCGGCCAGCGAGCGCTTCGCCGCCGGCTACATCCAGTGCATGCACGAGGCGCACACCTTCGTCTGCGGCTGCCCCGGCATCGACGCCGGCACGGCCGCCGCGCTGCTCAGCCACCTGCTGCGGGCGCTGCCCCTCGGCCGAgacccgcccgccgccccgcagccccccgcgccgccgccccggccctgccccggcgagGAGACCTGCTCTGACGGGGAGGACGAGCCGGggccgagccccgcgccggggcGGACGCCCGCCGACGGACTGGAGGCCTCGGGGCCGCGCTGCCTGCCCGCGCCCGCCTTACCCCCGTCCATGTGGCGGCCGTGGTAG